One Campylobacter lari DNA segment encodes these proteins:
- a CDS encoding glycosyltransferase family 2 protein — MQTKTIGVVIPIYNVEKYLKECLDSVINQTYTNLEIILVNDGSTDENSLNIAKEYTLKDKRITLFDKKNGGLSSARNVGIEYFSGEYKLKNKTQTIKENSLIEFNIEGNNPYEIYTVYKSYKAFNNEQDLTNFTYPSIDYIIFLDSDDYWELNCIEECVPRMDGVDVLWFDFKFLYETKKRDSKSQMFYFGYNDEKIITPREWLKRAKEKKLFYFWFAWQGMINFNYLKKIKLKFIDGIFAEDCHFGVILFALCENIYILPRRFYIYRIRESSLMNYSKKKYNIHPGSYLKQIDVFQNASITRNYHEAASWAQIALKFIKFINSNHYFGEDIKTHFLPVVCNKALTLQIFNKDPLFYKKNIKILKQYIQNQPLGAVERVKDYFVYKIFKQISKNNGIKKILLPFKITYLCFDFYKNRKKYKTDVKKDLSNKKLPLEYYKDYQKAIKIKNKLEQIW, encoded by the coding sequence ATGCAAACTAAAACCATCGGTGTAGTAATCCCCATATACAATGTAGAAAAATATCTAAAAGAATGTTTAGATAGTGTAATCAATCAAACTTATACTAATTTAGAAATCATACTAGTAAATGATGGTAGTACAGATGAAAACTCACTCAATATTGCAAAAGAATACACTCTAAAAGATAAAAGAATAACTCTTTTTGATAAAAAAAATGGTGGTTTAAGCTCTGCTAGAAATGTAGGTATAGAATATTTTAGTGGAGAATATAAACTCAAAAATAAAACTCAAACTATAAAAGAAAATTCTTTAATAGAGTTTAATATAGAAGGTAATAATCCTTATGAAATATATACTGTATATAAAAGCTATAAAGCTTTTAATAATGAACAAGATTTAACTAACTTTACTTATCCTAGTATAGATTATATTATCTTTTTAGATTCTGATGATTATTGGGAATTAAACTGCATAGAAGAATGTGTACCTAGAATGGATGGGGTGGATGTGTTGTGGTTTGATTTTAAATTTTTATACGAGACTAAAAAAAGAGACAGTAAAAGCCAGATGTTTTATTTTGGATACAATGATGAAAAAATTATTACACCAAGAGAATGGTTGAAAAGAGCTAAGGAAAAAAAACTTTTTTATTTTTGGTTTGCTTGGCAAGGTATGATTAATTTTAATTATCTTAAAAAAATAAAATTAAAATTTATTGATGGAATTTTTGCGGAAGATTGTCATTTTGGAGTGATATTGTTTGCTTTATGTGAAAATATTTACATCCTTCCAAGACGATTTTATATATATCGCATAAGAGAGTCAAGTTTAATGAATTATTCTAAGAAAAAATATAATATACATCCTGGTTCTTATTTAAAACAAATTGATGTTTTTCAAAATGCAAGTATAACAAGAAATTACCATGAAGCGGCAAGCTGGGCACAAATAGCATTAAAATTTATAAAATTTATTAATTCAAATCATTATTTTGGTGAGGATATAAAAACACATTTTTTACCAGTGGTTTGCAATAAAGCTTTAACTTTGCAAATATTTAATAAAGATCCTTTATTTTATAAAAAGAATATCAAAATACTTAAGCAGTATATTCAAAATCAACCTTTAGGTGCAGTTGAAAGAGTGAAAGATTATTTTGTTTATAAAATATTCAAGCAAATATCTAAAAATAATGGGATAAAAAAAATTTTATTGCCATTTAAGATAACTTATTTGTGTTTTGATTTTTATAAAAACAGGAAAAAATATAAAACAGATGTTAAAAAAGATTTATCAAATAAAAAATTACCATTAGAGTATTACAAAGATTATCAAAAAGCAATTAAAATAAAAAACAAACTAGAACAGATTTGGTAA
- a CDS encoding glycosyltransferase family 2 protein, translating into MLFMKKDKYDKPLVSIIMPTFNRQNYIGFAIESILNQSYLNFEFIIIDDCSTDATYNIIQEYAKNDKRIVVLRNERNRGIVYSLNKCMGICKGKYIARMDDDDISLPERIEKQVDAMERDNSIIVAGCYFKPIGEDTEFFGNWVNVCEHDMIKLKMMFECSICHPTVMIRAEFLKNHNLAYSYKYQYAEDYKLWTDIIQKGGKIINIPETLLLYRISNFSISRNKLTSRLQQNNSKLIAKHYRQFILGGAIKNTRLIEKCSPLEFCKKQYVYKLIEEMQINGCQLDDEKVQEFMKYFCGSDSNIHVCFIYKNMQLYDLVGGIFSVLNNSIPLDHFCFYVLHEGDFLNEQSILNLRKIKDFEIKIIDIRNYKSNFKSFYFKCLYTLKCINVKKCILIDSKIIAKDSLNQMWNIDLEDKAIAAVAVQNPLKSDFIYKEFMHKNYFERNILIVNLERLFGDNLLNKILFLEKTIFIKNDLISKDEVIMNIVYYNHWKNISLRYNIYNHLYLNKMKLYNVQPVLISYLKSNSCNDSFFISYVKENHCEYIKQFLEYDINNNEYTSAVNVVKNSLSYKIGLRIIQSKTIGKILTLPFSLINIIYQDHIEKKIGDKLKSINVNFGNQSIDECYDFIEGEKIKRHLAYQLGECFLKHPIMFIFYSIKIYIKWKNNEGR; encoded by the coding sequence ATGTTATTTATGAAAAAAGACAAATACGACAAACCGCTTGTGAGTATTATAATGCCTACTTTTAATAGGCAAAACTATATAGGTTTTGCTATAGAATCTATCTTAAATCAATCATATCTAAATTTCGAATTTATTATTATTGATGATTGTTCAACTGATGCAACATATAATATAATTCAAGAATATGCCAAAAATGATAAAAGAATTGTTGTTTTAAGAAATGAAAGAAATAGAGGAATTGTTTATTCGCTAAATAAATGCATGGGGATATGCAAGGGAAAATATATTGCTAGAATGGATGATGATGATATATCTTTACCAGAAAGAATAGAAAAACAAGTTGATGCTATGGAAAGAGATAATAGTATTATTGTTGCTGGGTGTTATTTTAAGCCTATAGGTGAAGATACAGAGTTTTTTGGTAATTGGGTGAATGTCTGCGAGCATGATATGATCAAGTTAAAAATGATGTTTGAGTGTTCTATATGTCATCCTACAGTTATGATTAGAGCTGAATTTTTAAAAAATCATAATTTGGCTTATTCTTATAAATATCAGTATGCAGAAGATTATAAGCTATGGACTGATATTATTCAAAAAGGTGGTAAAATTATTAATATTCCAGAGACTTTATTGTTATATAGAATAAGTAATTTTAGCATTAGTAGGAATAAATTGACATCCAGATTGCAACAGAATAATTCCAAGTTAATAGCAAAACATTATAGACAATTTATCTTAGGTGGTGCAATTAAAAATACTCGTTTGATAGAGAAATGCTCTCCATTAGAATTTTGTAAAAAACAGTATGTTTATAAATTAATAGAAGAAATGCAAATTAATGGTTGTCAACTAGATGATGAAAAAGTCCAAGAATTTATGAAGTATTTTTGTGGTTCAGATTCAAATATTCATGTTTGTTTTATATATAAAAATATGCAATTATATGATCTTGTTGGTGGTATATTTTCTGTTTTAAATAATTCTATCCCACTTGATCATTTTTGCTTCTATGTCTTACACGAAGGGGATTTTTTAAATGAGCAAAGTATTTTAAATCTTCGAAAAATTAAAGATTTTGAAATCAAAATAATTGATATTAGAAATTATAAAAGCAATTTTAAAAGTTTTTATTTTAAATGTTTGTATACTTTAAAATGCATAAATGTTAAGAAATGTATTTTAATTGATTCTAAGATTATAGCCAAGGATAGTTTGAATCAAATGTGGAATATAGATCTTGAAGATAAAGCAATTGCGGCTGTTGCTGTTCAAAATCCACTTAAATCCGATTTTATATATAAAGAATTTATGCATAAGAATTATTTTGAGAGAAATATATTGATAGTTAATTTAGAGCGTTTGTTTGGAGATAATCTATTGAATAAAATATTATTTTTAGAAAAAACTATTTTTATTAAAAATGATTTAATTTCCAAAGATGAAGTTATAATGAATATTGTGTATTATAATCATTGGAAAAATATTTCTCTACGGTATAATATTTATAATCATCTATATTTAAATAAAATGAAACTTTATAATGTACAACCTGTTTTGATTAGCTATTTAAAATCAAATTCTTGTAATGATAGTTTTTTTATTAGTTATGTTAAAGAAAATCATTGTGAATATATAAAGCAGTTTTTAGAGTATGATATAAATAACAACGAATACACTAGTGCAGTAAATGTTGTTAAAAATAGTCTTTCTTATAAAATAGGTTTAAGAATAATACAATCAAAAACAATTGGTAAAATTTTAACCCTCCCTTTTTCTTTAATCAATATTATTTACCAAGATCATATTGAAAAAAAGATTGGAGATAAACTTAAATCAATAAATGTCAATTTTGGGAATCAAAGTATAGATGAGTGTTATGACTTTATCGAGGGCGAGAAAATTAAACGGCATTTAGCTTATCAACTAGGTGAATGTTTTTTAAAACATCCTATTATGTTTATATTTTACTCTATAAAAATTTATATCAAATGGAAAAACAATGAGGGAAGATAA
- a CDS encoding glycosyltransferase: MREDKIIKLHDKKVSIVFSVDEKYLQYVSVAINSLVKKSTKCYIYDIYIIYTGIELNRLHKLKKITKSRSNIIINFVDIKHYLEDAIKQHGNIFYEKSYFTTAMYYRFFIPKIFYNFDRVVYCDSDMLFKKDVSELFHIDLKGNAIAACKDIAVLYSYRKRSEIWQQNIGLNLDKIGLFLVPNYINSGLIVFDIDKCNKIQSVDRCLNVLKNFNSLYLPDQDVLNIVFQNNIYFLHLKWNFLWTIDIECKQKPLYLSQQAIKEINEAKTDPGIIHYISETKPWKDKNKFFSEWWKIAHESIFYGEILYSKLAIQSSYINIAQNDYIYVDILDYLLLLPYFNLDDLYRFIEQVYSLENFVLYRKRAINQAAVFYQKKTFFLSNEEIYFFMIKEFAHIKDVEERLIKQCSYVNQELFQILKFLDSLGKKIILINNSIYSKQYIAEVLQKNGFDFYEDIYSAESFQEKDHNVFLYFGKFLFDIQRIDPKKYHFRYTSPKDEFLKRNPKLCMIYNNESLEASIVLGLYIKKWILNDKYIDNYWEVFGYFYGGPLCYGLASFVYNQAIKNDLKEFVFVARDGYVIEKIFNFLQQQFKTNIRTEYVYASRALKILSDIDLRADDLPWDNKISSLFDLCVEALSSFKKYKHKVLSKKIQLDLLRSNLYTIRKLSSEIEKSFVKYIDNFSFKQGKIGIFDFVSFEFSSLRILRSVLKKNFFYAYYFYIMPNAKKTFLFNFAKTCSYSSVFFKNHLIGEFLVTAPELPISFIKDEQINRVYNTYERHKVKIYKIISKHELEFSRDLISTFGDFKISFRSSKVVEIINCFIDNMDYKDKYYFKDIYHSENSAHTKYVKIFNEYTSAVNVVKNSLSYKIGLRIIQSKTIGKILTLPFSLINIIYQDHIEKKIGDKLKSINVNFGNQSIDECYDFIEGEKIKRHLAYQLGECFLKHPIMFIFYSIKIYIKWKNNEK; this comes from the coding sequence ATGAGGGAAGATAAAATAATAAAATTACATGATAAAAAGGTTTCGATTGTTTTTTCTGTTGATGAAAAATATCTCCAATATGTTTCTGTTGCTATAAATTCTTTAGTGAAAAAAAGTACAAAGTGTTATATATATGATATTTATATTATTTATACAGGTATTGAGTTAAATAGGTTACACAAATTAAAAAAAATAACTAAATCAAGAAGTAATATAATTATTAATTTTGTTGATATAAAGCATTATTTGGAAGACGCAATTAAACAACATGGTAATATTTTTTATGAAAAATCCTACTTTACAACAGCTATGTACTATAGATTTTTTATTCCCAAAATTTTTTATAATTTTGATAGAGTGGTATATTGTGATAGTGATATGCTTTTTAAGAAAGATGTATCCGAGTTGTTCCATATAGATTTAAAGGGTAATGCGATAGCAGCTTGTAAAGACATTGCAGTTTTATATTCTTATAGAAAAAGAAGTGAAATATGGCAGCAAAATATCGGATTAAACCTTGACAAAATAGGACTTTTTTTAGTTCCTAATTATATTAATTCAGGGTTAATTGTATTTGATATTGATAAATGTAATAAAATTCAATCTGTTGATAGGTGTTTAAATGTTCTTAAAAATTTTAATAGTTTATATTTACCAGATCAAGATGTTTTAAATATTGTATTTCAAAATAATATCTATTTTTTGCATTTAAAGTGGAATTTTTTATGGACAATTGACATAGAATGCAAACAAAAACCATTGTATTTATCTCAGCAAGCTATAAAAGAAATCAATGAAGCAAAAACAGATCCTGGTATAATTCACTATATATCTGAAACAAAACCTTGGAAAGATAAAAATAAATTTTTTTCAGAATGGTGGAAAATTGCTCATGAAAGTATATTTTATGGTGAAATATTATATAGTAAATTAGCAATTCAAAGTAGCTATATAAATATAGCACAAAATGATTATATATACGTTGATATTTTGGATTACTTATTATTGCTTCCATATTTTAATTTAGATGATTTATACAGATTTATAGAACAAGTGTATAGTCTTGAAAATTTTGTTTTATACAGAAAACGAGCAATTAATCAAGCTGCGGTTTTTTATCAAAAGAAAACATTCTTTTTGAGTAATGAAGAAATTTATTTTTTTATGATAAAAGAATTTGCACATATTAAAGATGTAGAAGAGAGATTAATTAAACAGTGTTCTTATGTAAATCAAGAGTTGTTTCAAATCCTAAAATTCTTAGATAGCTTAGGGAAAAAGATAATTTTAATCAATAATAGCATATATTCAAAACAATACATTGCTGAAGTATTACAAAAGAATGGTTTTGATTTTTATGAAGATATTTATTCTGCGGAAAGTTTTCAAGAAAAAGATCATAATGTATTTTTATATTTTGGAAAATTTTTATTTGATATTCAAAGAATTGATCCTAAAAAATATCATTTTAGATATACTAGTCCTAAAGATGAATTTTTAAAACGTAACCCTAAGCTATGTATGATTTATAATAATGAAAGCTTAGAGGCAAGTATTGTTTTAGGATTGTATATAAAAAAATGGATTTTAAACGATAAATATATTGATAATTATTGGGAAGTTTTTGGTTATTTTTATGGTGGGCCGCTTTGCTATGGTTTGGCTAGTTTTGTATATAACCAAGCAATTAAAAATGATTTAAAAGAATTTGTTTTTGTTGCGAGAGATGGTTATGTTATTGAAAAAATTTTTAACTTTTTGCAACAACAGTTTAAAACAAATATCAGGACTGAATATGTATATGCCTCGAGAGCTTTAAAGATTTTATCGGATATTGATTTGAGAGCAGATGACTTGCCTTGGGATAATAAAATATCAAGTTTATTTGATTTGTGCGTTGAAGCGTTAAGTAGTTTTAAAAAGTATAAACACAAAGTGTTATCTAAAAAAATACAACTAGATTTGCTTAGATCTAATTTGTATACTATTAGAAAATTATCTAGTGAAATTGAAAAGTCATTTGTTAAGTATATAGATAATTTTAGTTTTAAACAAGGTAAAATAGGAATTTTTGATTTTGTTTCTTTTGAATTTAGTTCTTTGAGAATTTTACGGTCTGTTTTAAAGAAGAATTTTTTTTATGCGTATTATTTTTATATAATGCCAAATGCTAAAAAGACTTTTTTGTTTAACTTTGCTAAGACATGTTCTTATTCATCGGTATTTTTTAAAAACCATCTTATCGGAGAATTTTTAGTAACAGCACCAGAATTACCTATAAGTTTTATTAAAGATGAGCAGATAAATAGGGTGTATAATACATACGAACGACACAAAGTTAAAATTTATAAGATTATTTCTAAACACGAATTGGAATTTTCAAGAGATTTAATTTCAACATTTGGGGATTTTAAAATATCTTTTAGAAGTAGTAAGGTGGTTGAGATAATAAATTGTTTTATTGATAATATGGATTATAAAGATAAATATTATTTTAAAGATATATATCATTCTGAAAATAGTGCCCACACTAAATATGTAAAAATTTTTAACGAATACACTAGTGCAGTAAATGTTGTTAAAAATAGTCTTTCTTATAAAATAGGTTTAAGAATAATACAATCAAAAACAATTGGTAAAATTTTAACCCTCCCTTTTTCTTTAATCAATATTATTTACCAAGATCATATTGAAAAAAAGATTGGAGATAAACTTAAATCAATAAATGTCAATTTTGGGAATCAAAGTATAGATGAGTGTTATGACTTTATCGAGGGCGAGAAAATTAAACGGCATTTAGCTTATCAACTAGGTGAATGTTTTTTAAAACATCCTATTATGTTTATATTTTACTCTATAAAAATTTATATTAAATGGAAAAATAATGAAAAATAG
- a CDS encoding cyclase family protein, translating into MKNSFLYDADQWLCLSYAFNSKRKFYKDKTGVVNNKEAYPQGFINRETDFFLNSHMNTHIDFPAHCIKSGNFGEEYPINFFYSRKVDVVFFDLIKDVNPKLTCEHFCKKNMISNQVEILLINTNFHTIRDSMQYIWNSPVISQDLPLFLKKQYPKLRIVGFDIISLTSQLDRSEGKMCHFNFLSNSGGREILVVEDMYFGCLKRDVIIDELFIAPFYYEKMDGALCTAMAKCRRK; encoded by the coding sequence ATGAAAAATAGTTTTTTATATGATGCGGATCAGTGGCTTTGTTTATCCTATGCGTTTAATTCAAAAAGGAAATTTTATAAAGATAAAACTGGGGTTGTAAACAATAAGGAGGCGTATCCTCAAGGGTTTATCAATAGAGAAACAGATTTTTTCCTTAATTCGCATATGAATACACATATTGATTTTCCTGCTCATTGTATTAAATCGGGAAATTTTGGCGAGGAATATCCTATAAATTTTTTTTATTCTCGAAAAGTTGATGTAGTTTTTTTTGATTTAATTAAAGATGTAAATCCAAAATTAACTTGCGAACATTTTTGTAAAAAAAACATGATTTCAAACCAAGTGGAAATCTTGCTAATAAATACCAATTTTCATACTATTAGGGATAGCATGCAATATATTTGGAATTCTCCTGTAATTAGTCAAGATTTACCATTGTTTTTGAAAAAGCAATATCCAAAATTAAGAATTGTAGGTTTTGATATTATTTCTTTAACATCTCAGCTTGATCGAAGTGAAGGTAAGATGTGTCATTTTAATTTTTTAAGCAATAGTGGTGGCAGAGAGATATTGGTGGTAGAAGATATGTATTTTGGCTGTTTAAAAAGAGATGTTATAATCGATGAATTGTTTATTGCGCCCTTTTATTATGAAAAAATGGATGGAGCATTGTGTACTGCAATGGCAAAATGTAGGAGGAAATGA
- a CDS encoding SIS domain-containing protein, with translation MKNIKDFTEEYILKLNQLLSEIDVDIVADIVNLFEQVSKNKNTIYIIGNGGSAATASHWANDFSAGLKRRNILSINIKSLADNVPVCTAIANDIGYENIFKLQLQDVLKKSDVLFAISCSGTSPNIINAVKYAKEVGATVIGATGFDGGDLLKLSDIKFHVQTPKGEYGLVEDVHMILDHIIYSYYMQKA, from the coding sequence ATGAAAAATATAAAAGATTTTACAGAGGAATATATTTTAAAATTAAATCAATTATTAAGTGAAATTGATGTGGATATTGTTGCTGATATTGTTAATTTATTTGAACAAGTTTCAAAAAACAAAAACACGATTTATATTATAGGAAATGGAGGTAGTGCAGCTACTGCTTCGCATTGGGCGAATGATTTTTCCGCTGGATTAAAAAGAAGAAATATTTTAAGTATTAATATAAAAAGTTTGGCTGATAATGTACCAGTTTGTACAGCTATAGCAAATGATATAGGATATGAGAATATTTTCAAACTCCAATTACAAGATGTATTAAAAAAAAGTGATGTTCTTTTTGCTATATCTTGTAGTGGAACTTCACCAAATATTATTAATGCAGTAAAGTATGCAAAAGAAGTTGGTGCAACGGTGATAGGGGCCACAGGATTTGATGGTGGAGATTTGTTAAAGCTATCTGATATTAAATTTCATGTTCAAACTCCTAAAGGTGAATATGGACTGGTGGAAGATGTGCATATGATTCTTGATCATATTATATATTCATACTATATGCAAAAGGCGTAA
- a CDS encoding Gfo/Idh/MocA family protein has protein sequence MIKIGIAGFGKIGQLRAQKILEKDYGKVLAVYDIKKPSKLSNDIIFCHSFDELLSQDIDVVFICTFVDSLAEYTKKALLSGKHVFCEKPPARTSKELQEVIEIEHKTKMILKYGFNHRYHYSVMEAKKIIDSKTMGRLLWMKGTYGKAGSIDYHKNWRNYKNKSGGGILIDQGIHMLDLMRYLSGEEFEKINSFVTNAYWDIEVEDNAFAIMKTYSNTIAMLHSSATHWKHKFLLEMYFEEGYINLDGILSGTRSYAPETLVVGRREFEDITFAMGKPKENITWFENDDSWEIEIKEFLDAVDGKVSVKNGTSADALQTMLLIEKIYNNSGFYND, from the coding sequence ATGATCAAAATTGGTATTGCAGGTTTTGGAAAGATAGGTCAGTTAAGAGCTCAAAAAATTTTAGAAAAAGATTATGGCAAAGTACTTGCGGTTTATGATATTAAAAAGCCTTCAAAATTAAGCAATGATATAATTTTTTGTCATAGTTTTGATGAGCTATTGTCGCAAGATATCGATGTTGTTTTTATATGTACTTTTGTGGATTCTTTGGCTGAGTATACCAAAAAAGCATTATTGTCAGGTAAGCATGTTTTTTGTGAAAAACCACCTGCTAGGACTAGTAAAGAACTTCAAGAAGTAATTGAAATTGAGCATAAGACTAAAATGATTTTAAAGTATGGATTTAATCACAGATATCACTATTCAGTTATGGAGGCTAAAAAAATTATAGACTCTAAAACTATGGGAAGGCTTTTATGGATGAAAGGTACTTATGGAAAAGCCGGAAGTATTGATTATCATAAAAATTGGCGCAATTATAAAAACAAATCAGGCGGTGGTATACTTATAGACCAGGGAATTCATATGCTTGATTTGATGCGTTATTTATCTGGTGAGGAGTTTGAAAAAATTAATAGTTTTGTAACAAATGCTTATTGGGATATTGAGGTGGAAGATAATGCATTTGCTATTATGAAAACATATTCAAATACTATAGCAATGTTGCATTCTAGTGCTACACATTGGAAGCATAAGTTTTTATTAGAGATGTATTTTGAAGAAGGTTATATCAATCTTGATGGTATTTTATCTGGGACTAGAAGTTATGCACCAGAAACATTAGTTGTGGGAAGAAGAGAATTCGAAGATATAACTTTTGCAATGGGTAAACCTAAAGAAAATATTACTTGGTTTGAAAACGATGATTCTTGGGAAATTGAAATAAAAGAATTTTTAGATGCAGTGGACGGTAAAGTGAGTGTTAAAAATGGCACTAGTGCTGATGCTCTTCAAACCATGTTGTTGATTGAGAAAATTTATAACAACTCAGGATTTTACAATGACTAA
- a CDS encoding acylneuraminate cytidylyltransferase family protein: MTKNKYIAEIPARLGSQRVRQKNLRLIEGEPMIAYAIKACKNANSISEVYVNTESDLIGQVALDYGVKYYKRSQELALDHIVSDQFNYDFLKKIECEALVMVNPVSPLVESSDIENAIKFFETNQLDSMISAKDERLQCFYQGKALNFNKDGLLPMTQNIDPVQVCVWTVCIWRRESFIKSYEKNGYAVFNGKCALWPIDPIKSIKISYEEDFLLAEQLLKARRYCSKNEVKYYGE; the protein is encoded by the coding sequence ATGACTAAAAATAAATACATTGCAGAAATTCCTGCTAGATTAGGAAGTCAAAGAGTAAGGCAAAAAAATTTAAGACTTATTGAAGGGGAGCCTATGATAGCTTATGCTATAAAGGCTTGTAAAAATGCAAATAGTATTTCCGAGGTGTATGTAAACACAGAAAGTGATTTAATAGGACAAGTTGCCTTGGATTATGGTGTAAAATATTATAAAAGGAGCCAAGAATTAGCTCTAGATCATATTGTGTCAGATCAATTTAATTATGATTTTTTAAAAAAAATAGAATGCGAAGCCTTAGTCATGGTTAACCCTGTTTCACCTTTAGTAGAATCAAGTGATATAGAAAATGCTATCAAATTTTTTGAAACAAATCAATTAGACTCGATGATATCAGCTAAAGATGAAAGATTGCAATGTTTTTACCAAGGAAAGGCATTAAATTTTAATAAAGATGGGTTATTGCCTATGACGCAAAATATTGATCCGGTTCAAGTATGTGTGTGGACAGTGTGCATTTGGAGAAGAGAAAGTTTTATTAAATCTTATGAAAAAAATGGCTATGCTGTTTTTAATGGAAAATGTGCTTTATGGCCTATTGATCCTATAAAATCTATTAAAATTAGCTATGAAGAAGATTTTTTATTAGCAGAACAATTATTAAAAGCACGAAGATATTGTAGCAAAAATGAGGTAAAGTATTATGGAGAATAA
- a CDS encoding phosphoglycerate dehydrogenase, with amino-acid sequence MENKKIAVTTVAFSKNQYLREKLNSYFKCVQFNDSLKRLSQDELKSFLKDADGAIIGLDEINEDILKEVDNLKVISKYGVGLNNIDFNATNKYNVSVVYPQGVNKRSVSELTLGNILSLMRNSYITSNKLKKQEWDKNGGIQLSEKNVGVIGVGNIGKDLISLLKPFNCTIYVNDIIQQDEYYKRNNLIEATKEEIYKKCDIVTIHTPSTDLTKNMINKDVFTMMKKEAYFINTARGDIVVQEDLKWALKEKIIAGAAIDVYDQEPPKDYDFISLPNLICTPHIGGNAKEAVLAMGESAIKNLVDYFKEV; translated from the coding sequence ATGGAGAATAAAAAAATTGCAGTTACTACGGTGGCATTTTCTAAAAATCAATATTTAAGAGAAAAATTAAATTCATATTTTAAATGTGTGCAATTTAACGATTCCTTAAAAAGATTAAGCCAAGATGAATTAAAAAGTTTTTTAAAAGATGCTGATGGCGCTATTATTGGACTTGATGAAATAAATGAAGATATTTTAAAAGAAGTTGATAATCTTAAAGTAATTTCTAAATATGGTGTCGGATTAAATAATATTGATTTTAATGCTACAAATAAATATAATGTAAGTGTTGTTTATCCTCAAGGAGTAAATAAAAGATCGGTTTCAGAACTTACCTTAGGAAATATTTTATCTTTAATGAGAAATAGTTATATAACTTCAAATAAATTAAAAAAACAAGAATGGGATAAAAATGGTGGAATTCAATTAAGTGAAAAAAATGTTGGAGTTATAGGAGTTGGAAATATTGGTAAGGATCTTATAAGTCTTTTAAAGCCCTTTAATTGTACAATATATGTTAATGATATAATACAACAGGATGAGTATTATAAAAGAAATAATTTGATTGAGGCAACAAAGGAAGAAATTTATAAAAAATGTGATATTGTTACTATTCACACGCCTTCAACTGATTTAACAAAAAATATGATTAATAAAGATGTTTTTACTATGATGAAAAAAGAGGCATATTTTATTAATACTGCTAGAGGGGATATTGTTGTTCAAGAGGATTTAAAATGGGCTTTAAAAGAAAAAATTATAGCTGGAGCTGCTATTGATGTTTATGATCAAGAACCACCTAAGGATTATGATTTTATTTCATTGCCAAATTTGATTTGCACCCCACATATTGGTGGCAATGCTAAAGAAGCGGTTTTAGCAATGGGAGAAAGTGCCATTAAAAATTTAGTAGACTATTTTAAAGAGGTTTAA
- a CDS encoding YhcH/YjgK/YiaL family protein, which translates to MAIITNVHQVHSFLKDQVALEYLYSVCDSTHQNRLRILELPLKSCKKEYINEFFFALEQNYITKPRNECFWESHKKYIDIQLHLSGIEQMEFIDISYLEISEEYSQEKDLIIYNNNRYSNKIIMQKNDIAIFFPEDAHLGMAMYNENPSNVLKTVIKYPLELWK; encoded by the coding sequence ATGGCAATCATCACTAATGTACATCAAGTTCATAGCTTTTTAAAAGATCAAGTGGCTTTAGAATATCTTTATTCTGTATGTGATAGTACACATCAAAATCGGCTCCGAATTTTAGAATTACCATTAAAAAGTTGCAAAAAAGAATATATAAATGAATTTTTTTTTGCACTAGAGCAAAATTATATAACAAAACCAAGAAATGAGTGTTTTTGGGAGAGTCACAAAAAATATATTGATATACAATTACACTTAAGTGGTATAGAACAAATGGAATTTATTGATATAAGTTATCTTGAAATTTCAGAAGAATATAGTCAAGAAAAAGATTTAATTATATATAATAATAATCGTTATTCAAATAAAATTATAATGCAAAAAAATGATATAGCTATTTTTTTTCCAGAAGATGCACATTTAGGAATGGCTATGTATAATGAGAATCCATCAAATGTTTTAAAGACAGTTATTAAATATCCATTGGAATTATGGAAATGA